The proteins below are encoded in one region of Candidatus Omnitrophota bacterium:
- a CDS encoding outer membrane beta-barrel protein: protein MSIKDATKGVVVCLVALSFLSANTTYAQLTSIDLPDRTGIKLLGNSKLHGAFKAAETIDTNIYLQNTDRKIDSVTVLSPSIGIEELSHNATLSADYQADIFMYGVNHSENHVDQRLRGLADIVFADFYKFTLKDTFRIFTDRAANENSLRLKQEINDIRAGLSAEFNRLALDVGYTNRLEMYDSTDPFLGALTYEDKNRNVNIIDATVSYRFWPKTSILLENDLGFINYYNTSQVPGSYYDEVLVGFKGDWFAKGSINFKVGFKYQDYDKSSIIDDKDYIGPVMRGGFGYNPTSKDGLVFEFDREIYESLYSNMNYYTANLFGFKWKHDFTPKIYSNVFASYQLHMYPSETTQNGETAKRYDNYYDAGASLKYDIRKWISVEAKYEYVNRSSRFDIFDYVDHQMTVNGTIGF, encoded by the coding sequence ATGAGCATAAAAGACGCTACTAAAGGGGTAGTTGTTTGTTTAGTCGCATTATCGTTTCTATCGGCAAACACAACTTATGCACAACTCACCAGTATCGATCTTCCCGACAGGACGGGCATCAAACTTTTAGGTAACTCGAAATTACACGGGGCCTTTAAAGCCGCCGAAACTATCGATACCAACATTTATTTGCAGAATACAGATAGAAAAATCGACTCTGTAACTGTTTTGAGCCCATCCATTGGGATAGAAGAGCTTTCGCATAATGCCACTCTAAGCGCTGATTATCAGGCGGATATATTTATGTATGGCGTGAACCATTCTGAAAACCATGTAGACCAGCGCCTTAGAGGGCTGGCAGATATAGTCTTCGCCGATTTTTATAAGTTTACATTAAAAGATACCTTTCGGATTTTTACGGATAGAGCCGCGAATGAAAATTCCCTCCGGCTGAAACAGGAAATAAATGATATAAGGGCAGGTTTGTCGGCAGAGTTTAATCGTCTCGCATTGGACGTGGGCTACACGAACAGGCTGGAGATGTATGACTCGACGGACCCATTCCTCGGTGCTTTAACATATGAAGATAAAAACCGCAACGTGAATATAATCGATGCCACGGTAAGCTATAGGTTTTGGCCCAAGACGTCTATACTGCTGGAGAACGATCTAGGCTTTATAAATTATTATAATACCTCGCAGGTTCCCGGATCATACTATGACGAGGTTTTGGTAGGGTTTAAGGGTGACTGGTTCGCGAAGGGGAGTATAAATTTTAAAGTTGGATTTAAATATCAGGATTATGACAAATCCAGCATCATAGATGATAAAGATTATATAGGCCCTGTAATGAGGGGCGGCTTTGGTTATAACCCGACCTCCAAGGATGGGTTGGTATTTGAATTCGACAGGGAAATATATGAGTCCCTATACTCGAATATGAACTATTATACCGCAAATTTATTTGGGTTTAAGTGGAAACACGATTTTACTCCTAAGATATACTCGAATGTTTTTGCTTCGTATCAGCTCCATATGTATCCATCTGAAACTACTCAGAATGGTGAGACTGCGAAACGATACGATAATTATTACGATGCCGGCGCCAGCCTTAAGTACGATATCCGGAAATGGATATCGGTAGAAGCTAAATATGAATATGTAAACAGATCTTCCAGATTCGACATTTTCGATTATGTAGATCACCAGATGACGGTGAACGGTACAATAGGTTTTTAG
- a CDS encoding methyl-accepting chemotaxis protein, translated as MVDIKNRRRNYYIDKEFQAVFILKFCSLVAIGSVISGLIIYAMSRATVTTTFENSRLTMKSTADFILPAVFLSSVVVIILIGLAAIIMTLFVSHKIAGPLYRLDKDVQDVASGNLGMVFRLRTGDEIRPLAASLNEMVAVIRERVSEAKKNIDDAGLCAGLPAEAREKIALAKESLKKLKT; from the coding sequence ATGGTTGATATAAAAAATAGAAGAAGGAATTATTACATAGATAAAGAATTCCAGGCGGTCTTTATATTGAAATTCTGCAGTTTAGTCGCGATAGGTTCTGTCATTTCCGGGCTGATAATTTACGCTATGTCGCGGGCTACGGTGACAACAACTTTTGAGAATTCAAGGCTTACCATGAAGAGCACCGCCGATTTTATACTTCCTGCAGTTTTTTTAAGCAGTGTCGTTGTTATAATTTTGATAGGCCTTGCGGCCATTATAATGACGCTCTTTGTATCGCACAAAATAGCGGGGCCTCTCTACAGGCTGGATAAAGACGTACAGGATGTGGCGTCGGGGAATCTCGGGATGGTCTTCAGATTAAGGACCGGAGACGAGATAAGGCCATTAGCCGCGAGCTTGAACGAAATGGTTGCCGTTATCCGCGAACGCGTCTCGGAAGCAAAAAAGAATATAGATGACGCCGGCTTATGTGCCGGACTTCCGGCAGAAGCAAGGGAAAAGATAGCGCTGGCGAAGGAATCTTTAAAAAAGTTAAAAACATAG
- a CDS encoding polysaccharide export protein, with protein sequence MKFFSTLTLSILILLWSVNAFAGKSEYKLQPTDVITINVHGQPDLTTKTRVTADGFITFPLVGKIAVSGLTIPELEQKLKELLEKDYLVNAQVLAFIEEYNTRQVSVIGEVKSPGKYALPGEKEMTLMQAIAMAGGFTKIADLTKTKVMRMEDGKKRTIIINAKDITEKGDKDKDIILQAEDIVVVSESFF encoded by the coding sequence ATGAAATTTTTCTCAACCCTTACCTTATCTATCCTGATCCTTCTGTGGAGCGTAAATGCTTTCGCGGGAAAGTCGGAATATAAATTACAGCCTACCGATGTTATTACTATAAATGTCCACGGCCAGCCGGATCTTACAACCAAAACAAGGGTGACGGCGGATGGCTTTATCACTTTCCCTCTTGTAGGGAAGATAGCCGTTTCCGGGCTTACCATTCCTGAGCTGGAGCAGAAGCTCAAAGAGCTTCTCGAGAAAGATTATCTTGTCAATGCGCAGGTGTTGGCGTTCATCGAAGAATATAATACGCGTCAGGTTTCTGTCATAGGAGAAGTTAAGTCGCCCGGCAAGTATGCTCTGCCTGGCGAGAAAGAGATGACCCTTATGCAGGCCATAGCCATGGCCGGAGGCTTTACGAAGATCGCCGATCTTACTAAGACGAAAGTAATGCGCATGGAGGACGGCAAAAAACGGACAATCATTATAAACGCGAAAGATATAACTGAAAAAGGCGACAAGGACAAGGATATTATCCTGCAGGCGGAAGATATAGTCGTCGTATCCGAAAGTTTTTTTTAA
- a CDS encoding WecB/TagA/CpsF family glycosyltransferase, whose amino-acid sequence MMGKLSILGICVSRLDYGSATEAIVSAAKEARPMRVAALAVHGVMEGFYDKELARQLNSFDMVTPDGQPVKWALNLLGAREVKERVCGPILMLKVCERAASEKLPVFLYGSRPEVLEKLRENLLKLYPELIIAGMQADRFREATPDEDKKDIAVINGSGARIVFVGRGCPRQERWIALHASTIRGAMIAVGAAFDFHAGMFKRPPKFLQDLGLEWVFRLAQEPKRLWRRYLLLNPLFIFNFCRQLLGVQKNEE is encoded by the coding sequence ATGATGGGAAAATTGAGTATATTGGGTATTTGCGTAAGCAGGCTTGATTACGGTAGCGCTACAGAAGCTATTGTCTCGGCGGCGAAAGAGGCGAGGCCTATGCGCGTAGCGGCGTTAGCGGTGCACGGTGTCATGGAGGGGTTTTATGATAAGGAGCTTGCGCGTCAGCTAAACAGTTTCGACATGGTTACTCCCGATGGGCAACCTGTTAAGTGGGCGCTGAACCTTTTAGGGGCAAGAGAAGTTAAAGAGAGGGTCTGTGGGCCTATTCTCATGCTTAAGGTATGCGAGAGGGCCGCATCTGAAAAGCTGCCGGTTTTTTTATATGGGAGCAGGCCGGAGGTTCTGGAAAAGTTGAGAGAAAACCTGCTGAAGTTATATCCGGAGCTCATTATAGCCGGAATGCAGGCGGACAGGTTTAGGGAGGCTACTCCGGACGAAGATAAAAAAGATATAGCCGTGATTAACGGAAGCGGTGCCAGAATAGTATTTGTAGGCAGAGGATGTCCCCGGCAGGAAAGATGGATCGCTCTGCATGCATCTACGATACGGGGCGCGATGATAGCTGTAGGCGCCGCCTTTGATTTCCACGCAGGAATGTTCAAGAGGCCTCCGAAATTTTTACAGGATCTGGGCCTCGAGTGGGTATTTCGCCTGGCACAGGAGCCTAAAAGATTATGGCGCAGATATCTTCTATTGAACCCGTTATTTATCTTCAATTTTTGCCGTCAACTATTAGGGGTACAAAAAAATGAAGAATGA
- a CDS encoding O-antigen ligase family protein: MTKNIYKNILWLGMALLIISSPLWLGGARVGPLIFILLIAYSVIFMWFWRMNNSGEYKFARTPIDLPIILFALLAVISSFFSIYKHDSFYGLIKLFCYIGIYYLIINEFNRDMVKRLLYLVIGMGAALSVYGLLQHIGLLGHSWWDPKEFIAATFVNHNHFSGYLELVMPVAVIFLIKRSGTLRVKLSILTGLIFMIIAFILSQSRGAWISLSISFLAMTFLLLKEKMGGIKKAVFAVLIVMTAASLLYFGGDVISERISGSISAEPEGGSFATRLLIWRGAIDMVGHNPVVGTGIGTFVYGFPRYRPEGLNGLVNFAHNDYLETACDMGIPALIAMLWLIIIAVKTGTGGDKLSSYRFGCAIGVLSLSLHALSDFNFHIPANMLLFTIYLAVIMRGEE; the protein is encoded by the coding sequence ATGACAAAAAATATATATAAAAATATACTATGGCTCGGGATGGCGTTACTTATCATATCCTCGCCTTTATGGCTCGGCGGAGCCAGGGTTGGGCCGCTTATCTTTATATTGCTCATAGCGTATTCCGTAATTTTTATGTGGTTTTGGCGGATGAATAATTCCGGAGAATATAAGTTTGCAAGAACGCCTATAGACCTGCCTATTATATTATTTGCTTTGCTCGCGGTTATCTCATCCTTCTTCTCGATCTATAAACACGACAGTTTTTACGGGTTGATAAAACTATTCTGCTATATAGGTATCTATTATCTCATCATAAATGAATTTAACAGGGATATGGTAAAAAGGCTACTATATCTGGTTATCGGTATGGGCGCGGCTCTGTCTGTATATGGGCTTTTACAACATATCGGCTTGCTCGGCCATTCCTGGTGGGATCCGAAAGAATTTATAGCGGCGACATTCGTCAATCATAATCATTTTTCGGGATATCTGGAACTGGTCATGCCGGTGGCGGTTATTTTCTTGATAAAAAGATCCGGAACACTGCGGGTAAAATTATCTATTTTGACAGGCCTGATATTCATGATAATAGCTTTTATACTATCGCAATCGCGAGGCGCATGGATAAGCTTAAGCATATCGTTTTTAGCGATGACATTTCTTTTGTTGAAAGAAAAGATGGGTGGTATTAAGAAAGCGGTTTTTGCGGTATTGATCGTAATGACGGCCGCGTCTTTGTTATATTTCGGCGGAGATGTAATATCCGAGCGTATAAGCGGTTCGATCTCGGCCGAACCGGAGGGTGGTTCTTTCGCCACGCGTCTTTTAATATGGCGCGGCGCCATCGATATGGTAGGGCATAATCCTGTTGTCGGCACAGGCATAGGCACGTTCGTTTATGGGTTTCCGCGGTACAGGCCCGAAGGCTTGAACGGGCTGGTGAATTTTGCCCACAATGATTATCTCGAAACGGCCTGCGACATGGGTATCCCCGCGCTCATAGCGATGTTATGGCTGATAATAATTGCGGTAAAGACGGGCACCGGTGGAGACAAGCTAAGTTCTTACCGTTTTGGATGCGCTATAGGAGTTTTAAGTCTATCATTGCATGCCTTATCGGATTTTAATTTTCATATTCCTGCCAATATGTTATTATTTACCATATACTTAGCGGTTATAATGAGAGGAGAAGAGTAA
- a CDS encoding sugar transferase, whose product MLREKETAIRRAVILLDIFAVSFSFFLTFFLRRYLHMFYRLDLVPSVRVIAEMSAPVRDYFIVLILIVPAWSLSLYFNGMYKSLRTKSVLEVMGVIVKSAFFTTLVFGTFVFFFKMEYVSRVFFAMLLSISTFVIFLEKSVMVFVMRSMRKRGYNFRKILIVGTGRRAVQFIQKLENHPEWGFRIVGIIDYDQVNVGKIVSGVEVLSSIEEIPRIIQRRAIDEIIFVIPRSQLSRIEDYLYICETHGINVTIAVDLFDVKISKLRQTDIDGIPLITFDATPANEQQLFLKRAIDVAASGFGIMLLSPVFLIIAMLIKATSRGPVLYIQKRSGLNGRKFVVYKFRSMYKGAHERLPELMSKNEMSGPIFKIKNDPRVTPVGRLLRKFSLDELPQLFNVLMGTMSLVGPRPPLPKEVRQYEPWQRRRLSMRPGITCLWQIGGRNKIGFDQWMKLDLEYIDNWSLWLDIKILLKTIPAVLSGRGAC is encoded by the coding sequence ATGCTACGCGAAAAAGAGACTGCGATTCGCCGGGCGGTCATACTCCTCGATATATTTGCAGTATCCTTTTCTTTCTTCCTCACTTTCTTCCTCAGGCGTTATCTCCATATGTTCTATAGGCTGGATCTCGTTCCTTCCGTACGTGTGATAGCGGAGATGAGCGCGCCTGTACGTGACTACTTTATTGTGCTGATACTTATTGTTCCCGCATGGTCCCTAAGCCTGTATTTTAACGGAATGTATAAGTCGCTGAGAACCAAAAGCGTACTTGAGGTAATGGGAGTCATTGTTAAATCGGCTTTCTTTACTACGCTTGTTTTCGGTACGTTCGTATTCTTCTTTAAAATGGAATATGTGAGCAGGGTTTTCTTCGCGATGCTCCTATCTATCAGTACATTTGTTATCTTCCTGGAAAAGTCTGTGATGGTTTTTGTGATGCGTTCCATGCGGAAGAGAGGATATAATTTCCGGAAAATTCTGATAGTCGGTACCGGCAGGCGCGCTGTTCAGTTTATACAAAAGCTGGAAAACCATCCGGAGTGGGGTTTCAGGATAGTGGGCATAATAGACTACGACCAGGTCAATGTGGGTAAAATAGTCAGCGGCGTGGAGGTTCTGTCGAGCATCGAAGAGATACCCAGGATAATACAACGCAGAGCGATAGATGAGATAATTTTTGTAATACCCAGAAGCCAATTGAGCAGAATCGAAGACTATTTATATATCTGCGAGACGCATGGCATTAATGTCACGATAGCCGTAGATTTATTTGATGTAAAGATATCTAAATTACGGCAAACCGATATAGATGGTATACCGTTAATAACTTTCGATGCGACGCCGGCCAATGAACAACAGCTGTTCCTGAAGAGGGCGATCGATGTCGCAGCGTCCGGTTTCGGTATAATGCTACTGAGCCCTGTATTTTTGATCATCGCCATGCTTATAAAAGCTACTTCCAGAGGCCCTGTATTATATATACAAAAGCGGTCGGGCCTGAACGGCAGGAAATTCGTGGTATATAAATTCAGATCCATGTATAAAGGCGCGCATGAGAGATTACCGGAATTGATGAGCAAAAATGAGATGAGCGGGCCTATCTTCAAGATAAAAAATGACCCCCGCGTTACGCCGGTCGGACGCCTCCTGCGAAAGTTTTCACTCGACGAGCTTCCTCAACTGTTCAATGTTCTAATGGGGACGATGAGTCTTGTTGGGCCGCGTCCGCCGCTACCGAAAGAAGTCAGGCAGTACGAGCCGTGGCAGAGGCGCAGGTTATCGATGAGGCCCGGGATTACCTGCCTATGGCAGATCGGGGGCAGGAATAAGATCGGTTTTGACCAATGGATGAAGCTTGATCTGGAATATATCGATAATTGGTCGTTGTGGCTTGATATCAAAATTTTACTCAAAACCATACCGGCGGTTTTATCAGGAAGAGGTGCTTGTTAA
- a CDS encoding ATP-binding protein has product MIKRYIEQYVLEDLKDKMVFISGPRQVGKTTIAKDIGESFFNEKYEYLNWDNRGDKKIILNGAFPSDKKLFIFDEIHKYKNWKNYLKGEHDKYKDKFHILVTGSARLDIYRKGGDSLLGRYRSYRLHPLSVGELAGESGKRIPFTELDFRKKDDTQEKAFGRLLQFGGFPEVFIKHDEKELRRWHNERIDRLVKEDIRDVENIRDISAMDVLTEILPEKVGSLFSLNSLREDLNVTHKTIASWVDILEKFYYHFRIYPFQSTLIKSLRKEPKLYLWDWSEIKDDGARFENMVASHLLKFCHFLFDVEGHKAQLCFLRDKEQREVDFIVNVGGKPWFSVEVKNSSEDISASLAYFSKKLKIPFSYQVVRREGVDFIKDNIRVISASNFFTSLV; this is encoded by the coding sequence ATGATCAAAAGATATATAGAACAATACGTTCTCGAGGATTTAAAAGACAAGATGGTTTTCATCTCCGGTCCGCGGCAGGTAGGTAAGACAACGATTGCCAAGGATATCGGAGAAAGTTTTTTCAACGAAAAATATGAATATTTAAACTGGGATAACAGGGGCGATAAAAAGATTATTTTAAACGGCGCTTTTCCCTCCGACAAAAAGCTTTTTATTTTTGACGAGATACACAAATACAAAAACTGGAAAAATTATTTGAAGGGCGAGCATGACAAATATAAAGACAAATTTCATATTCTTGTTACCGGCAGCGCCAGGTTAGATATTTACAGGAAAGGAGGCGATTCGCTTCTTGGTAGATACCGTTCTTATCGACTGCATCCTTTATCTGTCGGGGAATTGGCCGGCGAAAGCGGGAAACGCATTCCCTTTACGGAGCTTGATTTTCGAAAAAAAGATGATACTCAAGAAAAGGCGTTCGGGAGATTATTGCAATTCGGCGGTTTCCCCGAGGTTTTTATAAAGCATGATGAAAAAGAGTTGCGCAGATGGCACAATGAAAGGATAGACCGATTGGTCAAGGAAGATATTCGCGATGTTGAAAATATCAGGGATATCTCTGCTATGGACGTTTTGACGGAAATTTTACCTGAAAAAGTGGGTTCTTTGTTTTCTTTAAACTCCTTACGCGAGGATCTAAATGTTACGCACAAGACGATAGCTTCATGGGTAGATATTCTTGAAAAGTTCTATTACCATTTTAGGATATACCCTTTTCAGAGCACGCTTATAAAATCACTCCGAAAAGAGCCGAAACTTTATCTGTGGGACTGGTCCGAGATCAAGGACGATGGCGCCAGGTTTGAAAATATGGTCGCTTCGCATCTCCTGAAGTTTTGTCATTTTCTTTTTGATGTAGAAGGACATAAAGCGCAACTATGTTTTTTACGTGATAAAGAACAGCGGGAGGTAGACTTCATAGTGAATGTAGGAGGTAAACCGTGGTTCTCGGTCGAGGTAAAAAACTCGTCCGAAGATATTTCAGCCTCTTTAGCATATTTCAGCAAAAAGCTGAAAATTCCGTTTAGTTATCAGGTTGTCAGGCGGGAAGGTGTTGATTTCATAAAAGATAACATACGAGTAATCAGCGCGAGTAATTTTTTTACATCGCTGGTTTAA
- a CDS encoding FecR family protein: MKKMYVLTIISGMVLMFFGVSSFAAEGAALTVTAKSGKVLIRAYPAKIWTEVALGQAVHAKDAIKTDYCDIHSKDKNFVDNKGKMCEACGTATLELPDKSSISVRPGTEMTVDEIVLTSTARSLKVNMTKGDLRMIVTKVDTSSTFSVKTPNAAYNATGTVYYVKATPNGTSVYVADGSISVVNPIDGKTYTVTAGYIMTFNANGTFSGPSPASDIDVSTWTAYYTTVTVEPYTPPTANQNNVEPPNNTPERAVSGG, encoded by the coding sequence ATGAAAAAGATGTATGTCCTTACAATAATTTCCGGCATGGTGTTGATGTTTTTTGGGGTTTCATCATTTGCCGCCGAAGGCGCGGCCTTGACAGTTACCGCGAAGAGCGGCAAGGTTTTAATTAGGGCATATCCCGCTAAGATATGGACTGAGGTTGCTCTTGGACAGGCGGTGCATGCTAAAGACGCGATCAAGACGGATTATTGCGATATCCATTCCAAAGATAAAAATTTCGTAGATAATAAGGGCAAGATGTGCGAAGCGTGTGGAACCGCGACGCTGGAACTCCCGGACAAGAGTAGTATATCCGTAAGGCCGGGCACTGAAATGACCGTTGATGAGATTGTTCTGACCAGCACCGCGAGATCGCTCAAAGTTAACATGACGAAGGGTGATCTTCGCATGATCGTTACCAAGGTCGATACCTCATCCACTTTCAGCGTGAAGACGCCAAATGCCGCTTATAATGCAACCGGCACAGTATATTATGTTAAAGCCACTCCGAATGGTACCAGCGTTTATGTGGCAGATGGCTCTATCAGCGTAGTAAATCCAATAGACGGGAAGACATACACCGTTACGGCGGGATACATAATGACATTTAACGCGAACGGCACGTTCAGCGGACCATCGCCGGCGTCCGACATCGACGTGAGCACGTGGACGGCATATTATACGACTGTTACTGTCGAGCCCTATACACCTCCCACAGCAAACCAGAATAACGTCGAACCTCCCAACAATACGCCGGAAAGAGCCGTAAGCGGCGGATAA
- a CDS encoding glycosyltransferase family 4 protein — translation MKILQIHNFYQIPGGEDNVVRAEKELIESRGHIVTPYYRHNDEIKKYGFFENIGFAKNVFYSMRTIKELAAIIDKDRPDIAHVHNVFPLISPSAYYYLKSRGIPVTQTVHNYRFLCPNSLFYANGAICEKCMNGNMLHCLFRACYKGSVLLSGLYAALFWVCRRRGTFRKNIDLFIALNNFVKGKLVGAGFRADSIEVEGNFLNAGETNNLFAKDKYAVFIGRISAEKGLMTLLESCRVLKDLPLKIAGEGPLLGRVKDYVRLNRMSNVEVTGFVSGAEKNDLLKRAAVSIIPSEWYENFPMAVLESFAAGTPVIASRIGGLPELIEEGKDGLLFEPGNAEDLAAKIRYFYANPEMALDMSRHARENFEKKHSAKKHYERLMQIYEKAINLNRGSC, via the coding sequence ATGAAGATACTTCAAATCCATAATTTTTATCAAATACCCGGCGGCGAAGATAATGTAGTGCGTGCCGAAAAAGAGCTTATAGAATCCAGGGGGCATATAGTAACCCCGTATTATCGGCATAATGATGAAATTAAAAAATACGGATTTTTTGAAAATATAGGTTTTGCAAAAAACGTTTTTTATTCTATGCGGACAATAAAGGAGCTTGCCGCCATAATAGATAAGGACAGGCCGGATATTGCGCATGTTCATAACGTCTTCCCATTGATATCGCCATCGGCATATTACTATTTGAAATCGCGAGGAATACCCGTAACGCAAACCGTGCACAACTATCGTTTTCTATGCCCCAATAGCCTGTTTTACGCTAACGGTGCTATATGCGAAAAATGCATGAACGGTAATATGTTACACTGCCTTTTTCGCGCATGTTATAAAGGGAGTGTTTTACTATCAGGGTTATACGCCGCCTTGTTCTGGGTTTGCAGAAGGCGCGGTACGTTCAGGAAGAATATCGATCTATTCATTGCGTTGAATAATTTTGTAAAAGGCAAGCTTGTCGGGGCCGGATTCCGTGCGGATAGCATTGAAGTGGAAGGTAATTTTTTAAATGCCGGCGAAACTAATAATTTATTCGCTAAGGATAAATACGCTGTTTTTATAGGACGTATTTCAGCTGAAAAAGGCCTGATGACGCTTTTAGAGTCATGCCGAGTGTTAAAAGATCTACCTTTGAAGATTGCCGGAGAAGGGCCGCTTCTTGGGCGGGTAAAGGATTATGTGCGGCTTAACAGGATGAGTAATGTTGAAGTTACTGGTTTCGTCTCCGGCGCCGAAAAGAACGATTTATTGAAGAGGGCGGCGGTAAGTATTATCCCTTCGGAATGGTACGAAAACTTTCCTATGGCTGTCCTGGAAAGTTTTGCCGCAGGAACTCCGGTGATTGCTTCCAGGATCGGAGGTTTGCCGGAATTGATAGAGGAAGGCAAGGACGGCCTACTCTTTGAACCCGGCAATGCCGAAGACTTGGCCGCAAAAATAAGATATTTTTATGCGAATCCTGAAATGGCGCTTGATATGAGCCGGCATGCCCGCGAAAATTTTGAGAAGAAACATTCCGCTAAAAAACATTACGAGAGATTGATGCAGATATACGAAAAAGCGATAAATCTAAACAGGGGATCTTGTTGA
- a CDS encoding carbohydrate-binding domain-containing protein — protein MTCIKQVAISVILISVFAVVSFVVVVPFPAETQFNSARKLVAEYLWKDANAKLEQAIAIDPFNSQYPAALGEFLFTQSNYKDNKAPLLKAAAKCYERANCLNPRCAEYYAKLGQINIRLFIDGAGKKKYLDKAFEDFRKAIENDPNGFNTAYAVGYSGLAVWKELKEEERVMVIDRLRYALKQKPWYSQYIYPRLLQETRNVELLESVMPDLDLEQWVTPEKIKSLKKDVPQAGASNIISRSAWRGLTADGKNVYANGNMYWSGTIYGAMLLPEGPARVIIEAGGSPVNGIYPYMLVSLDGKKTGAAYVDSSGYKEYVFDVNTNGGVKILGVTFTNDDGNNKEDRNLFIGDARIERR, from the coding sequence ATGACGTGTATAAAACAGGTTGCCATTAGTGTCATTTTGATATCAGTTTTTGCAGTAGTATCTTTCGTTGTGGTTGTGCCATTTCCGGCGGAGACTCAATTCAATTCAGCCAGGAAGCTCGTAGCTGAATATTTATGGAAAGATGCGAATGCTAAGCTTGAGCAAGCCATTGCTATCGACCCTTTCAATTCACAATACCCCGCCGCGCTCGGTGAGTTTTTATTCACGCAAAGTAACTATAAGGATAACAAGGCGCCGCTTTTGAAAGCGGCGGCGAAATGTTATGAGCGCGCCAACTGTCTCAATCCGCGATGCGCGGAATATTATGCGAAATTGGGGCAGATAAATATCCGTTTGTTTATAGATGGTGCAGGTAAAAAAAAGTATCTCGATAAAGCGTTTGAGGATTTCAGGAAGGCGATAGAGAATGATCCTAACGGATTTAATACCGCGTATGCTGTAGGATATTCCGGCCTCGCTGTATGGAAAGAGCTTAAAGAAGAAGAGAGGGTGATGGTTATCGACAGGCTGAGATATGCCTTGAAGCAGAAGCCGTGGTATTCACAATATATATATCCGCGTCTTTTACAGGAGACGCGAAACGTTGAATTATTAGAGAGCGTAATGCCGGACTTAGACTTAGAGCAATGGGTGACACCGGAAAAAATAAAAAGTTTAAAAAAAGACGTACCGCAGGCCGGGGCTTCTAACATTATCTCAAGATCGGCCTGGCGGGGCCTCACCGCAGATGGAAAAAATGTTTACGCAAACGGCAACATGTATTGGTCGGGTACGATATACGGCGCGATGTTGCTACCCGAAGGCCCCGCGCGGGTCATTATAGAGGCCGGTGGAAGCCCGGTAAACGGCATCTATCCATACATGCTCGTGTCGCTCGACGGTAAAAAGACAGGCGCCGCCTATGTCGATAGCTCAGGATACAAAGAGTATGTATTCGACGTAAATACGAATGGCGGTGTAAAAATTTTAGGCGTTACATTTACTAATGACGACGGCAATAATAAGGAAGACAGGAATCTTTTTATCGGCGACGCGCGGATCGAACGAAGATGA